Proteins encoded together in one Lathyrus oleraceus cultivar Zhongwan6 chromosome 5, CAAS_Psat_ZW6_1.0, whole genome shotgun sequence window:
- the LOC127080767 gene encoding bZIP transcription factor 18, producing the protein MSSPFHRRSQSEVHFRIPDDFDLEMDPFDFDASPLHFQDPQPHDDLLSSYIDSENSGSKLNSPPANGDTGRPGHRRSNSADTSSSMLSEGIESKKAMSPDKLAQLWTVDPKRAKRILANRQSAARSKERKACYVVELERKIHTLQTEATTLSAQLNLFQRDTSGLSSENTELKLRLQGMEQQAKLCDALNEALKNEVDRLKVATGEVTTHADTYGLGMHQLSYSQASPFLHQPQHGQNELRAMQMQQFHHSFPSNISSPHQPQFDLPTSYDLSEMLSSDSIGQFQGLDIGHRVSHVLMPDGPSISVNKTNNAF; encoded by the exons ATGTCGTCTCCGTTCCACCGTCGATCTCAATCGGAGGTACATTTCCGAATCCCCGACGACTTCGACCTTGAAATGGATCCCTTCGACTTCGACGCTTCCCCGCTCCATTTCCAAGATCCACAACCACACGACGATCTCCTCTCTTCCTACATTGATTCCGAGAATTCCGGATCCAAACTCAATTCTCCTCCTGCCAATGGAGACACCGGCAGGCCCGGTCACCGCCGTAGCAACTCCGCCGATACATCTTCTTCCATGTTATCGGAAGGAATCGAATCTAAGAAGGCTATGTCCCCTGATAAACTCGCCCAATTGTGGACCGTTGATCCCAAACGAGCCAAGAG GATTCTGGCGAATCGTCAATCTGCTGCACGTTCGAAAGAGAGGAAAGCTTGTTATGTTGTTGAGCTTGAGAGAAAAATTCATACTCTTCAAACTGAAGCAACGACTCTTTCTGCTCAATTAAATCTTTTTCAG AGAGATACAAGTGGTCTGTCTAGTGAAAATACCGAGCTGAAGCTTAGGTTACAAGGCATGGAGCAACAAGCTAAGTTATGTGATG CTCTAAATGAAGCTTTGAAGAATGAAGTTGATAGGCTGAAGGTTGCTACTGGAGAGGTAACAACCCATGCTGATACATATGGTTTGGGAATGCATCAACTTTCATATTCTCAAGCTTCACCCTTCCTGCACCAGCCACAACATGGTCAGAACGAACTTCGAGCCATGCAAATGCAGCAGTTTCATCATTCATTCCCATCTAACATATCCTCTCCCCACCAGCCTCAGTTTGATCTACCCACTTCATATGATTTGTCAGAAATGCTGTCAAGTGATTCTATCGGCCAGTTTCAGGGGCTGGACATTGGCCACAGGGTTTCTCATGTTCTGATGCCTGATGGTCCCTCCATTTCTGTTAATAAAACCAACAACGCCTTTTGA